The Trichocoleus desertorum ATA4-8-CV12 DNA segment AGAGAGGCTTGCTCAAAGGGTGTCATCACTATCTTTTCTGGCAGAGGTGACTGACGCCAGCGCTCTAGATCTTTGAGAGCTACATCACGAGAGCGGAGTTTGGCGATCGCTAGTGATCGCGTCATAGTTAGCAGAATACTATTGAGCGATTCATGAGCCGAGTGATATACATCATTGTGCCAGAAGGCCAAGAACACCTCTTGAGTTAAATCTTCTGCCTCTTGAGGATGCTTCAAGAGTTTAAGAGCTAGCCCATACACCAAACCCGCATAGGTGTCATACAGCAACGCTAAGGCCGCAGGCTTTCGGGCCTTTAGGGCTTGCCAGATCTCCTTATCGGTTGTGATTGGTAAGGAGGTTGGTTCAGAACCAGAAGAATCAGCATCCATTCTAGACAACTAGTTCGAAACCATAAAATGATCGCGTGATACCTGCAACAGCTATTCATCTCACAGTCTTTAAACTATACACAACTAACAACCCTGCTTGAGTAAGAATCGGTTGAGGCGATCGCCCTGCTGATTGTTTATACTTTCCTAGTTTCTCCTATGCCTTTTCACTAGACCCGTTTCTATGGATACTTATACAATCTTCAGTCAGGCTCAGCGGCAGCGGGTGAGCGATGGAGCGATCGCCCCAATTCTGAGTGGCTTTGAGTCTACCGCCAAGCAGTTGGTATTGGTCTGGTCGCAACTAGGAGACTTTGACAGCTTGGAATATGCCTGGTGGCTCCAACGAGAAGCGGAACAGCTCCAAGCTCAAAACATCACGATCCGGGCAGTAGGAATTGGCGATCGCGCTTCGGGCCAAAAATTCTGCGACTACACAGGTTTCCCTGCTGACTGTTTGTTTGTAGACCCCACCGCAGAACTGCACCGCCAACTCAATCTCTATTCTGGTCTATCACTCAAGCTACCCACTCTTTCCACAGCTCAGAATGCTTGGATCAACCTGATGCTGATGTGTGCTGGAATTGGTAGCCCTGGGACGCTAGCTGAAGTGTTTCGGGGTTATCGAGGCGATCGCCAAGCCCCACAACTCATTGCCGAGGAGGAAGTGGTGCAAGCCAAACCGCTCCCTCCCTTCAAAGGCTCATTCTTCAAACTGGCAGGTGGCCAAGGATTTCAACGCCCTTTTGAGCTTGCTACCTTACGACTGCGGAATATGACAGAAGTGCTCAGCCACTGGAGAACTTACGTACCCGATGCCGCTTACATCACGCAACGGGGAGGCACCTTTCTATTTAATGCTCATGGAGAGTTGCTCTACGAACATCGCGATCGCGGTATCCTCGGCTTTGCAGAAAATATGAGTAACCCGCTGTCGTTTCTGTCCGATGGATCTTGTCTCAATGTAGGTTCTTAGGCAGGGCATCCCTCACATGCGTGTCAGAGCTGCTATTTTGGTCAGCTTATCTCCTTCTAGCCCCTCCAGCTCCTTGAGATGCAGCCAACCTTCCTTAACCAACTGAGCAAACACAAAGATCAGCACTGAGTATTTATAGTCATATTTGCCATCCAACTGGTGTCTTCTTGCGCTTAAAAAATCATGTAATAGCCATGTATCATCCAATTTCGTGATCGTGCTGGCTCTTTCACGAACCTCTTTGATCAAAGCATTAATTTCTCGTTCGTAGGCTCTCTCAAAAGCTGACTGAGCTACTTGCTTCTCTCCATGAGACCATTCAACGTCACTCATTTGCACTATTTCTGTACCATCTAGTCAAGACAAAAACTGAGCGCCCTTTATGAGAGCGCTCACAATCGTTCAGAGTTTATCTACAGGGTTACTTCTCTAGCGAATCAAGTTCAGCAGTTCTTTAGGAGAAGCCAACAGATCAATTGCCACAAAGAAAATCTTGCCTTTAGGATTGATCAAGAATCGCCAAGCCATATTCATGCCGACAGCGGCACCGAACCAAGGAGTTTGGACTTTGCCAGTGACTTTTATTTGGGTATAACCGTCTTCTGCGGGTTCAGAAACACCTCGCTCTGGGATCAGATTCAGATTTTGACATTCTTCGTTAAAGAATTGAAGGATGCCATCTCGGCCCACAATCGGTCTTTGAAAAGGAGGCTGAAGAGCACCGTCGGGTGCGAACAACTCAATCAAAGCACCAAAGTCATTGGCATTTAAATTGTTCATGTAGCTCAGCACCGTCGGGTTATCAACCCCTTCAATGGTGACTTGAGTACGCTGTGAAATCTCCTTGGGAGTAACAACAGGTTCAGTAACTTTGGTATAGTCACCCAACTTACCTGGGTCAAACCCCATATCAACTACAGAACTGCGTAAGACTGTAATCTGTTGACCTTGATCTAGTTCTCTAACCGCTTGCAGTACTGCTGAGGCGTTGGCGGAGAGTTGATAGCCTGCTGGAATGGGAGCCACAATTCCCTCGTCCATCCATTGCCCAAGCTTGTACCAGAATCCTAGTTTGATGTTTGCAGACCAAGCAGCGTAGGTGCGACAAATTGGGGTGTCGGCATGGTTTGCCAAGTCACACATGACTTGCGTTTGTTCAGCAAAAGTCATTTTCCGAATCTGATCTAGAGTTGCTTCTGCAAACTGCATACTGGCAGCTCCAGGAGCAGCAACGGTAATGGTCTGGCCCATCTCAAGATAAGCGAACCAAGTCCATGCTAGTTGGTCTTCGGCACTAAGTTGTTTGAATCTGGCGATCGTAGCTGGTACTGCATCAGCAAATAGAGTTTGAGGAAAAATTCCACGAGCTGAGTCAATCGTAATTGGCATAGTACTGGCCTAACCTTAATGAGATTTACAACTGACGAAAAGACGCACTCCAGCGCGTTTCCACGCTGAAGCTTCAGCAATCTGTTAAAACAGTAACATTAAATTTCACAAAACTTAATAAACATTTACATAAAGCCGCAGATTTACCTTCATCTTGCAAAAACAGCACCTGATGGGTTTACTTAGTTTTGCTGCTCACCCCTCAATACCGCTCTACCCAAAACTTAAGTAAGCGAACGTTGCCCATAAACCGCCTCAAGCAGCCTTAAATGCTGGGCAGACATAATGCTCTGGGCGATCGCGGCATCCTCGGTTTTGCAGAAAATATGAGTAACCCGCTGTTGTTTTTGGCAAGTGAAACCAAGTAGATTGTCACTCTAGCAACCAAGCGAACAAATTTTCTACAGTCAGGTTCAGCCCTGCGGCAAAAACAGGCACAGGCAGCAATCCAGTCGGTTCGTCAAAGACCTCGATTCGCTGTTGGGGAAGGTAAACAAAGACAGTCTGCTCCCCTGGGTCAATCAACCAGCCCATTTCAGTACCATGTTTTAGACAATGCAAAATGTTTTTGGTGACTTTAGTTTGGCTCTGGTCTGGGGATAGGATTTCAATCATCCAATCTGGAGCGATCGCGAATGTATTGGCAACCTCCCCATTCTGATCACGGGGAATTCTTTGCCAAGCAAAAACAGAAATATCAGGAACCGTTGAGCGATCGCCATAGACATGCGAAGCAGGGCTTCCGAAGGGTAGGTACAGCGAAACTCAGGAAAGGCCCGACCTAAGCGTTGAGGTTTAATCACCGCATTGATGGCAGGTACCATCTCACCTTGAATTGAACTATGCTTTCCCTGAGGCATTGGCTTTTGAATGATTTGACCCTCAATGTACTCACTGGCTGGCTTAGTTTCTGGTAATGGCAGAAATTCCCCCATTTAAGTGGTGCTTGTACCATTGGTTTGCCTCCCAACTGCCAACTGGCTCTAATTTCCATTGTAAGTAGGAAAAGGTGCATCTAGTTAACAGTTGAGGTGTTGGGTTTCGTAGCCTCAACCTAACGTACTAGGCGATCGCACTATGAAAAACATTTTGAAAATCAAGACCAGTTAAGTTTGTGTTAATAACTAAATCTCGGAAAGCATCATTTGCATAGATTTCCGTGCGACTGAATTGCGGAATCTTAAACAGCATTACACCTATCAATGGATTTGTATAAAAGCTGTACCGCTTAATGCTTGCCACTCCTCCATCTGAAAAATACTCAATCTCACTTTTACTTTCATCAAGACAATCAATGATATTGATAACGTTGAGTACATTCATTTCTAACTTATCAACTTGAATGGGTAAGACTTCCACTTCTTCAGATATTGCCTCCCCAATATTTGAGAGTGCAAAGGCATCACAAATTAACACTCCCGGATCAATATCTGTAAAGTTGCCAATTTGTTTTTCTGGATCAAGCTCTGCTCTAAACATTTTCCATGCTTTTCCAATTTTTTGCCCTTCAAAGTCTGGCCAATCAGGGCAGAACTCAGAAATGTCTAGTATCCCCTCGCCTTCATCTTGCTCTACCAAACTGGCAGTTGCAAAATTTTTAGTATCAAAACGCACAGTCCAAATGTTTTTCATAATTGTTCACCATAGAAATTGTTGTTTCCAGTTAAGTTGTTAGTGCGATCGTCCCTCCCCTCCCCTTCTCTTCCTACACCCAAGCAACGAAACTTTGGCTTAGCATAGGCTTTAAGAGCAACTTTGAGGTGAGCGTGGTTACTTCTTTGCCTTGGCATCAGCGGGTTGGGAATCAGCGAGATTGGGTTTGGCGGGGGTGGCAAACTCGTTACACCTATATGCGGGCTGCACAGGGAGCCACCAGCAACACCCCTTTAATCTTGCTGCATGGGTTTGGGGCATCCATTGGGCACTGGCGACACAACCTAGAAGTGCTGAGTCAATCGCATACCGTGTATGCCCTGGATATGGTGGGGTTTGGGGCTTCGGAAAAAGCGATCGCCAACTACAACGCGGCTTTTTGGGTCGAGCAAGTTTACGACTTCTGGAAAACCTTTATTGGCAAACCTGTAGTGTTGGTGGGTAACTCGATTGGGTCATTAATTTGTATGGCAGCTGCCGCCGCTCACCCCGATATGGTCGCCGGGATTGCCATGCTGAGCTTACCGGACCCTTCCGCACGCGAAGAAGCCATTCCTCAGTTTCTCAGACCCGCGATCGCCACGCTCGAAGGTCTATTTGCTTCTCCACTCCTGCTCAAAACTATATTTAAGATTGTGCGTCGGCCTCAAGTTGTGCGGCCCTGGGCCAAAATCGCTTACGCCAACGCAGAAGCCGTCACTGATGAACTGGTAGATATTCTGACTGGGCCTGCTCAAGATCGCGGCTCAGCCCAAGCCTTTTGTGCCATTCTCAAAGCCATGACCAGCACTAAATTTGGGCCTAGTGTCAAGTCAGTGCTACCAACTCTACAAATCCCCATGCTGTTGATGTGGGGAAAGCAAGATCGCATGATTCCCTATAACTTGGCGCGTCAGTTCACCAGCTACAACCCCAACCTAAAGTTCGTCGAAGTGGATAACGCGGGACATTGCCTACATGATGAAGCGCCAGAGCAAGTGAATCAAGCAATTCTGGAGTGGATTGATTCTTGGCACCTAGCTAAAACAGCCGAATCTTCAGCTCTACCAGTTGCGATTGAAGAATGATGGTGCACAAAAAAATCTCTACTGAATTCAGTAGAGATCAAAACTAGGAAAGATAAAGTCCAACAGCAGTACAGGATAAATTTTGAGTTTGTCACGCGATGATGACTTAGCCAATCGTGACTTGATTAGTTTCTACGCCAGTTGCGCCATTCACGCCTCTAGCAACTGAAACCATTCGACTGAGAATATCTTGGCTCGGTACTTTGCCTTTCAGTACCACGGTGCCGCCAGTCTGAGCGACATACAGTGTCTCAATGTCATCCAGTTGAGCATCTTCGTCAAAAGCTAGAGCGACGCGCTTCGCCAAACCACTTTGGTCGTATTCACCATTTAGGCCAACACGTTCTGGTTCAGTGGTTTGGGTGGCAGCGGGAGCAGCAGATGGTTGCCCTGCGGGTGCATTTTGGGGGACTGCTTGAGGGGCAGGAGTCGCATTAATCGCCTGCTGAGGATTTTGAGGCTTCTTAACGCCAAATAATCTTTGTAACCAACCCATGTTCTTGCTCCGAATCAAACTTTACTTAACTTGATTAAAGAGAGTTCGGCTCAATCAGGCATCTGCCCAGGAAAAGAGGTCAGCAAGGAGCAGGGCTAACCCTATCGACAGAGGCTTAGTCAACTAATCTGCACAGAAATCTTAGCTGGTTGGGGTTGGGTGGGGCGGGCGAAACCCAGTAAACCGGATTTGGTGAATTAATAGTTTTCTAATTGAGAGAGAGCACGATAAAATGGCGGTCTATGTGCTGTTGCTACCAGCATTTTGGTTAGACAATTACTGCGATGAAACACACCCTTTCTGTTCTGGTTGAAGATGAAGCGGGAGTTCTAACCCGCATTGCTGGTCTGTTTGCCCGCCGGGGTTTTAACATCGAAAGCTTAGCCGTAGGGCCAGCCGAGCAGATGGGAGTCTCTCGAATTACGATGGTGGTTCCGGGCGATGACAACAGCATTGAGCAGCTCACGAAGCAGCTCTACAAGCTGATCAATGTCATTAAGGTGCAGGATATTACCGAAGTGCCCTGTGTCGAGCGGGAACTGATGCTGTTGAAAGTAAATGCAGTTAGCGCCAATCGTTCTGAGATTGTGGAACTGGCGCAAATCTTTCGGGCGCGGGTCGTAGATGTAGCGGAAGATGCTATCACTCTAGAGGTCGTGGGCGATCCGGGCAAAATGGTGGCGATCGTGCAGGTGTTGAATAAATTTGGCATCCGCGAAATTGCTCGCACCGGAAAAATTGCTTTAACTCGCGAGTCTGGGGTTAATACTGAATACCTGAAGTCCCTCGAAGCCAAGCTTTAGGAATTTGTGTCCAAGTTCTGAAGCGGAATTTCGATCCAAAATTCTGTCCCTCGCTCCGGTGCTGAAACACATCGGAGCATGCCTTCGTGTTTATCCACAATAATTTGGTAACTGATGGCTAGACCCAAGCCAGTGCCTTTTTGCATCGGTTTGGTGGTAAAGAATGGCTCAAACATTTTTGCCTGGACTGCTTCTGGGATGCCTGGTCCATTGTCATGAATCTGAATTGTAATGCGATCGCCCAGTAAGCAAGTCTTGTCTGACGAGTTTACAACTGCAACTTCATTGCTAGCAGCTCGGTTGCCAGTCGCTGGGTTCGCTACCGCTGTTTTAATCGTGATGACTCGCGGTTCTGGTTGCTCCTCCAAGGCATCGATCGCATTACTGAGAATATTTATAAATACTTGGTTGAGTTGGCTGGCGTAGCACTCCACCCGGGGTAAGTCACCATATTTTTTAACCACAGTAATTGCTGGATCACTTCCCTGCGATTTCAGTCGATTTTCCAAAATTAGTAGGGTACTGTCGATCCCAGCATGAATATCCACGGCTTTTCTTTCCGCTTCATCCAAATGGGCAAACGTGCGCAAGGATAAAACAATTTCGCTGATTCGTTCGGCTCCGACCTGCATAGAAGCTAATATTTGCGGCAGATCGCTGATCAAAAAATCAAGTTCGATCGCTTCACCCAATGCGGCAATCTGAGGGTGGGGTTGGGGATAAATCTGCTGATAAAGTTGCAGCAAAGCCAATAAATTTTGCGTGTATTGATCAGCGTGAACTAAGTTGCCGTAGATAAAGCTGACTGGGTTATTGATCTCATGGGCAATCCCTGCCACCATTTGGCCCAAGCTGGACATCTTGGCGCTTTGGATCAGTTGGGTTTGGGTTTGTTTCAGTTCCAGCAACGTTTGGCTGAGTTGTTGGGCTTGAATCGTAGCAGCTTCCGCTAAAGCGCGATTTTTGGCTTCACTCTCACGCAAGACTGCTTCCGTGTACTGGCGATCGCTGACTTCTTGTTGCAGTTGTTTAATCAACAACAACGTTGCCGTTCGCGCTTCTACCGAGTCTCGCAATTGTTCTGGATGGCGCTTTAATTCTGTCTCGGCTGGATGGCGTTGAGTAATATCCCGCATCGCGACCACAACGCTAGTGTCTGTGGCTTGAAGATGAATGCAAATACAAGAAATTTCTAAAATTAAAGCCGTTTCCTGGGGCTGAAATTCATAACAGGCAGTCGAATCCATCCGGCGATTGAAGGCCATAGTCACAGGATGAGTCGCGACCGAAACTGGTTCGCCATTTTGGGTTAAAGGCAGCAAATCAATCAGCTGGGTACCCAAAATATCAAATCGACTTTTGGCGACTAAGCGATCGAATGTCGGATTAGACCACTGAACTTTGCCCGATTCATCTGTCCAGGCGATCGCTTCCGTCATTGCTCCAAGCGCCACCTCCATTGTCCCCGGAGTTGTGGGCAATTTGCTGGCTAGGTCTGCGGCATCAGCTTTCATTTCATTTTTCGGGCTATTCAATAACACGTGACTCAGTTAAGTCACAAAAGGTTCTTAACAGTTTTGACAGCGATTAGATCGAGCAGCTGATGTCATTAAAATGACAGAATTTCCCCTGAAACAATCATTTTTTGTTGCAACCAACTCTGCGTAGAGCACCCTGATACAGAGTATCCTGGGCTTTTCAGAAGGACAATCACACTTAGGTAATATTTGATGCTGAAATAGCTCGTGATAGTATTTGCCGCCAGTCTTCAATATCTACTTGAAGTTTGCTGGCTTGAAATTCACCTGAAATTCACCTGAAATTCACCTGAAATTGAAATTCACCTGAAATAGATCAGCAGATTTAGTCCAGGAATCGTGCGCGAGAGTGTCCAAAGCAGCAAGGCAATGAAGAGAATGCCGAGGCTCCACTGATACCAAACCAAGGTTGTAATCAAACCAGGCATATCGCGATCGCGCAGACGAATGTCATTAAAACCGAAGCGTAATAAGTTGTTGAAACTAAAGTCGTAGTAGTTCAACCAGTTCCAGCGGCGATCCCACAGCAACGGCACATAACGCTCTTGAAACAGCGGAAAGCGAGGCATGATCGGCATCCGCCCAATCAGGAGGCGTAACTGACGCAGGCTACCCTCTTCGACAAAGTAGCTGACATCCATCAAGTTGTGGTAGCGGCCTTGCTGATATAGCCGTCCCAGCAACAGCAGTGGCACCGGGACAATCACCACGGCGAGGCAAGCTAAGGTGAGCCCAGGGCGATCGGAAGTTTGAAAAATCGTCACCAGACCGCCTAAGGACAACACACTAAAGCTACTCAAAACCGCAATTGTCTCGTAGAGAGTCGGCACAATGGGCTTAGGCCGTAGCCGTCGCAAGCGATCGATCAGCCAAAACAGCACGCCAAAGTAAGCGATCGCCACAATCTCCACCCCAAACACCAACCAGAAATTGGTGCCATATCGACTCAACAGCAACAGGAGACTGAGGCAGAGCCAGTGCAATCCATCTAAACCCCAGCCGACAAAGTTACGGGAATCGGCAGCAATGGCGCGATCGCGAATCTTGATGTAATCCGCTAAATCGATGCTGTCGAGGGTGAGCAGTTCGGTAAGTGAACGAAAGGGTTGCTCGACTCGACGTTGGGCGATCGCTGCTGCTTGGGCCGCCGAAAAACCAATTTTGACTAGACGGGGTAGAGAGGCGGTATTGATATTCGTACCTAGAAGTCGTTGCCGTAGTTCTTGCAACCGCAGAGATTCGGTTTTGTATTCAATTTGATTGGCGTCACTAATTTGCTCTAACTGGCGAAAGTTTCGTACCAAGTTCCGCAACAAGCTCTCATTACCTTGCAGTACTGGAACCGAGAGCGATCGCCCAATCTGGCCTGGATTACCCAGAAATTTGGCATGGTCGGCATCAAACTTTAACCCTGGCACATTCAAATAAGCTGCCTTACTAAAGCCTGCATCACTAAAGTCGGCTTGCTCCAAAATACTCGCCCCCCGCAGATTCACCGGACGACTAAACTGCACTTCTCGAAAGCTCAC contains these protein-coding regions:
- a CDS encoding phospholipid-binding protein, which produces MGWLQRLFGVKKPQNPQQAINATPAPQAVPQNAPAGQPSAAPAATQTTEPERVGLNGEYDQSGLAKRVALAFDEDAQLDDIETLYVAQTGGTVVLKGKVPSQDILSRMVSVARGVNGATGVETNQVTIG
- a CDS encoding diguanylate cyclase encodes the protein MEVALGAMTEAIAWTDESGKVQWSNPTFDRLVAKSRFDILGTQLIDLLPLTQNGEPVSVATHPVTMAFNRRMDSTACYEFQPQETALILEISCICIHLQATDTSVVVAMRDITQRHPAETELKRHPEQLRDSVEARTATLLLIKQLQQEVSDRQYTEAVLRESEAKNRALAEAATIQAQQLSQTLLELKQTQTQLIQSAKMSSLGQMVAGIAHEINNPVSFIYGNLVHADQYTQNLLALLQLYQQIYPQPHPQIAALGEAIELDFLISDLPQILASMQVGAERISEIVLSLRTFAHLDEAERKAVDIHAGIDSTLLILENRLKSQGSDPAITVVKKYGDLPRVECYASQLNQVFINILSNAIDALEEQPEPRVITIKTAVANPATGNRAASNEVAVVNSSDKTCLLGDRITIQIHDNGPGIPEAVQAKMFEPFFTTKPMQKGTGLGLAISYQIIVDKHEGMLRCVSAPERGTEFWIEIPLQNLDTNS
- a CDS encoding sigma-70 family RNA polymerase sigma factor, giving the protein MDADSSGSEPTSLPITTDKEIWQALKARKPAALALLYDTYAGLVYGLALKLLKHPQEAEDLTQEVFLAFWHNDVYHSAHESLNSILLTMTRSLAIAKLRSRDVALKDLERWRQSPLPEKIVMTPFEQASLQERSQQIEDGLVQLSHTQRQALEMAYFEGFSQAEIAKQLGIPLGTVKTRVRQGLLKLKQTLRGFI
- a CDS encoding AhpC/TSA family protein, giving the protein MDTYTIFSQAQRQRVSDGAIAPILSGFESTAKQLVLVWSQLGDFDSLEYAWWLQREAEQLQAQNITIRAVGIGDRASGQKFCDYTGFPADCLFVDPTAELHRQLNLYSGLSLKLPTLSTAQNAWINLMLMCAGIGSPGTLAEVFRGYRGDRQAPQLIAEEEVVQAKPLPPFKGSFFKLAGGQGFQRPFELATLRLRNMTEVLSHWRTYVPDAAYITQRGGTFLFNAHGELLYEHRDRGILGFAENMSNPLSFLSDGSCLNVGS
- the ilvN gene encoding acetolactate synthase small subunit gives rise to the protein MKHTLSVLVEDEAGVLTRIAGLFARRGFNIESLAVGPAEQMGVSRITMVVPGDDNSIEQLTKQLYKLINVIKVQDITEVPCVERELMLLKVNAVSANRSEIVELAQIFRARVVDVAEDAITLEVVGDPGKMVAIVQVLNKFGIREIARTGKIALTRESGVNTEYLKSLEAKL
- a CDS encoding pentapeptide repeat-containing protein is translated as MLCCFLVGLLGLLWPQPSWAAIAPPERTLLTLDLLQERLRSPAQSEGIRTIDLRRFEIDLRLENATFRDQFYRLLQTQLQRAGSPLGLDLSYSVIQGEFAGNQLGLRAPMYGQALSPIFTAAEQEQLRRDRRRLSRLSELSRSLITTPNVGTQALAPLQIAVFRGPLKLAQTRFLGTANFSNTFFLSRVEAQGTGFSQEADWSGTRFSQPSSFAGTVFNQEARFRSSIFFERAGFNQSQFQGLVNFQSSEFQGTANFSQAIFRQFANFSRVQWQGNADLAQTRWQEAAQFNKSRFLQSCFLTEAEFEQPVSFREVQFSRPVNLRGASILEQADFSDAGFSKAAYLNVPGLKFDADHAKFLGNPGQIGRSLSVPVLQGNESLLRNLVRNFRQLEQISDANQIEYKTESLRLQELRQRLLGTNINTASLPRLVKIGFSAAQAAAIAQRRVEQPFRSLTELLTLDSIDLADYIKIRDRAIAADSRNFVGWGLDGLHWLCLSLLLLLSRYGTNFWLVFGVEIVAIAYFGVLFWLIDRLRRLRPKPIVPTLYETIAVLSSFSVLSLGGLVTIFQTSDRPGLTLACLAVVIVPVPLLLLGRLYQQGRYHNLMDVSYFVEEGSLRQLRLLIGRMPIMPRFPLFQERYVPLLWDRRWNWLNYYDFSFNNLLRFGFNDIRLRDRDMPGLITTLVWYQWSLGILFIALLLWTLSRTIPGLNLLIYFR
- a CDS encoding alpha/beta fold hydrolase; this translates as MRAAQGATSNTPLILLHGFGASIGHWRHNLEVLSQSHTVYALDMVGFGASEKAIANYNAAFWVEQVYDFWKTFIGKPVVLVGNSIGSLICMAAAAAHPDMVAGIAMLSLPDPSAREEAIPQFLRPAIATLEGLFASPLLLKTIFKIVRRPQVVRPWAKIAYANAEAVTDELVDILTGPAQDRGSAQAFCAILKAMTSTKFGPSVKSVLPTLQIPMLLMWGKQDRMIPYNLARQFTSYNPNLKFVEVDNAGHCLHDEAPEQVNQAILEWIDSWHLAKTAESSALPVAIEE
- a CDS encoding orange carotenoid-binding protein, translated to MPITIDSARGIFPQTLFADAVPATIARFKQLSAEDQLAWTWFAYLEMGQTITVAAPGAASMQFAEATLDQIRKMTFAEQTQVMCDLANHADTPICRTYAAWSANIKLGFWYKLGQWMDEGIVAPIPAGYQLSANASAVLQAVRELDQGQQITVLRSSVVDMGFDPGKLGDYTKVTEPVVTPKEISQRTQVTIEGVDNPTVLSYMNNLNANDFGALIELFAPDGALQPPFQRPIVGRDGILQFFNEECQNLNLIPERGVSEPAEDGYTQIKVTGKVQTPWFGAAVGMNMAWRFLINPKGKIFFVAIDLLASPKELLNLIR